ttgtgcctatgtcggtccgtcatacttgtcgtcgagggtaatgaagaagagcagctgaagaaattgcataagtatgggatgacgaaGTCCATGATAGTCCGTCCTGACCATGAAGATCCGTCACGAGTTCCGTCGACCCAGCcccgttttggcagatttccagcaaatagagtccttgtttatttaggtttttattttttataaatagttcaaaaaacctcgtttttgaggttagactcttagacAGTTAGACTCTGGTAGGTTTGACATCATATTATTGTGAGCCCTTTGTATTAGTGTTAGAAAactgattactttgagattttgtgagattattgattactttgacatTCTTGCAAGTgacttttggtgattaatcaagcaaacttttggattttacaatttctcattgaagtaagtacatgtattcttatttaatatatttgaatattgtgattatgactatgggtaactaaactccataactcgggttgtgggaaccataggcaaataattagataaatcttaactaaaataacaattctagaatagtgtcttgcatgtattaataattcatttgcgtaaaagtctttttaacggatggccaacgttagatttagtgtataatatctaataatctagtattgattggtacgaggtaataacttagtcaaatatcgaatacgatgcttaatatgaggtaaagatacgggttaggaaagcaacacacgtagccagaccaaggtgaggagtgagattttctagatgatggaccaaggatttagaaatacataaattatcactttgcatgcaagatactaggaaagaattgttatagttagaataatcaagttatgaacctgtggggaagacgtaaaccctagttctttgattaattgattaaaatccaacattcaaagctgtttagtgtctctttcaattgtgttagttattttcattcaattagaattataaagcccccttttattttttttttactttccaaggaagtcattgaccaaacaatagtaataacaggttgaagtaatgtctagactattttcctcgtgggaacgatcccaacctcactagttgggttatttacttgacatgaccgctttaattcttatttgagaagtaagtttgagtgtatcaactGGACGATGTTgataagaaaggttctcatcaACTCCTAATAGCTCTTCAGGCAGGATGGACGTTGGATAACCTAGACAATTTTTAACCATCGAAACATAAAACACTGGACGAACAAACGCCAAGTTATTTGGTAACTTCAGTTCATAGGAAACATTCCCTACTCGCTTTAAGACTTCATAATGTCCTATATACCTCAGACTCAACCtccctttcttaccaaacctcatcacccctttcatgggtgatatttTAAGGTATACttgatcacctacctcgaattcAATAGTCGTCTTCCTGTTATCAACATAGGATTTTTGATGACTTTAAGCAGTAGCCAATCTATCCCTGATTATTTTCACCTTTTCCATAGCCTCATGTCTTATGTGAGGGCCAATGATGTAAGACTCTCCTACCTAAATCCACACAACTGGGGACCTATATCTCTTGCCATACAGTTCTTCAAAAGGTGTCATCCCAATActtgaatggtagctattattctAACAGAACTCAATCGCGTTgcaagtgatcatcccaactccccttgaagtcaataacacattCTTTCAACATGTCTTCAAGGGTCCAAATGGTACGCTCTTCTTGTccatccatttgaggatgaaaagcagtactCAGCTTCACCTATATGCCCAAGATCTTTTTGAAAGATCTACAAATGTGAGAAGTGAACTGGTCTCTCTTATCACAAATGATGGATAAATGGATCCCATACCACCTCACTATCTCATCAACATACAACTTGTCATAATCATTGGCCCTGTAGGTAGACTTCATATGAATGAAGTGAGAAGACATAGTCATACTGTCAATAATGAGCCAAATGGAATCAAGCAGTTTCCTGGTCCTGGGCAGACCAAtcacaaagtccatattaatagcCTCTCACTTCTATGTTGGGATCTTAATTGACTGGGTAATACCTTCAGGCTTAAGGTGTTAGTCCTTAACCTGTATGCAATTGGGGAAATCCTCCACAAACTTAGAAATATGTTGCTTCATACCTTCGCACCAATAGATCTCCttgagatcatgatacattttggtggaacctTGATGAATGGAACAGTTGGAGACATGAGCCTctgtaataatattatttctcatATTATCAATATTGGGTAGATATAATCTGCTTTGTATCTAAGCACACCATACCCCCAGGGAGAATGAGTTATTATCATATTTAACACTAAGTCTTTCAACTGCACGAGTACTGGGTGGAGATGCTGTTTAGATTTAACATCTACAACAAATGATGATTAAGAACTAGAATGAAGTGAAACACCCCCACATAGTGTATCTACTAGTCGTACATAAAACCTAGTCAATCAGTGTACCTCTATAACCATCTCGTttttctcatcatcaatataagacATACTACATGCTCAATCGGCTCAAAGCATCGGCCACTACATTTTCCTTACCTGGATAGTAGTggatactcatgtcataatccgtGAGAAGCTCTAGCCATCTTCCTTGACAAAgattaaattctatatgtgtaAAAACATACTGAAAATATTTATGGTCCgtaaatacatcaacatgtacaACATATAAgtaatgtatcaaaatattaatGCAAATACCATAGAAAAtaactcaagatcatgggtAGGGTAATTCTTCTTGTGGATTTTAAATTATCTTGATGAATATACAATCACCTTGACATCCAGCATAAGAACACACCCAAACCTACTCGAGAAGCATCACAGTATACCACATACACTATGCCACTTCTCGACAATGTGAGAACTACGGTTGAAGTGAGTCGGTCTTGAGTTTTTATTATCTCTTTTCATATGTTTCAGACAGCTTAAACATCGTATGTTTCTTTGTTAAAGCTTTGAATTTAGCAGCAATAGTTTAAAAGCCCTCGATAAACATGCAATAGTAATTAGTAAAATCCAAGAAACTCAAGATGTCTGTAGATGTGATGGATCTTGGCAAATTCTTTACTGTATCAATATTTTtcggatcaacctctataccctggTCGGATACAACATGACTAAGGAAGGTCTTTGATCTCAGTGAAAACTCATATTTCCTGATTttgcatacaactgatgttccCAGAGTACTTGCGATGTCATtatcaaatgttgttcatgctcttcttTTGTCTTAGAGTATATGAGGATGTCATCTATTAATACTATGAAAAAAGAATCtaggtattcacggaagaccttattcataaggtccatcaACACGACTGGTTCATTAGTGAtaccaaatgacatgacaagaAACTCGTTTCCTCTCGATGACGGTTTTGTAGATATACTCAAGCATTAGACCTGGGAGATTCAATGCTTCGAAGCTACACAACATCTCCATTACAAATAAGTCAGCAGCAGTTGCTAGTGTCCTCTTTTAAGTGAGAGGAAGGAGAACTTTGTTGATGAACTCAAAGACCAACTGGTACTCGCCcttcatgattttcttataaatccCAACAACCTTGGTTGTGGGTGTCTTAGAAATCACAGAAGCAAACTCAGAAGAACAAGTTCTGCCCAGTACAGACCGGGTCCCCTCTCTAGGGACCCTGAGAATTTTGCTCAACACACCCTCATCTAGATGTACAGCAATGTCATTGACCCGTGTGAGGATGCTCCCATCTTCTTTGAATTGAACAATATAGAAAAATTCACGAACTTCTTCTTCATAGAGGATGGAGGATTTTCCGTTGAACAAGTGTAGCCAAGATTCGATCTCTATCATATCGTGAAGAGAGTCCATGCCGGGAAGTTTTATGATTCCCATATCAAAAACTCTTCTTGCCAAGACGACTTGCTTTCTCAGGCTGTCAACAACTTCCTGCATGTTGACACTCTCATCTCTGTTGGCTTGGGAACCAGGTCCCTGTGACCTCTTCCTTTTTCCCTCAGATCTTctttttagactttgtgttttcaaccttctttgaaacctttccctttttcttctctGACCTTTTCTTCTTagttttcttttcctcttcctCACTAGACTACTAAACAACATTAGTCTCAGgcattttgaaatttgataccttgaagGTTCTGGCACTTCTAACTGCAGCAGTAGAACGTGCACTGGCCTTCAAGGCATCAGCCATAAACTTTTGAGCAGCAAACCTAGTGGTAGGTCTTCTCCTAGGGGCCTCTTCGACAACCTTCTCCTTACCTTTTCTAGATATTTCACCTTCTCTTCGCTCAACCTTCAATTTTAAAGGTTCCTCCTCACTTTCAGAGTcggaggaggaggaagaagggTACCTTCCTATATCACGAGTTTTATCAAAAATGGGTTGATTGTTTCTTACCTCTTCCCTACATAGGACTTCAGTTTGCTCAACCATTGCTTCTTCCCTCATCATAGCTAAACTCTCAATCACCAACTCTTCACTTTCTTACAATATATTGGACTCAGATGCCTTATGCTTGGGTAGATCTACTTCAAAGAGATTGTCAGGAAGCATATCTTGAAATGGACCAGGTCCAGTAGGCAAGCATGAACTGTTTAGATCTATGGCATAGAAAGGGTTGTCGGGGGTGTCTTGTTGAAAACTAGAAAGGGGATTGGGTCTGGCCTTTACAGAGACGGAGAATAGAAGGCAAGTGGCTCTATTTTGCTAGGAGCATCTAGCATCTATTTGGAGGAAGAGGAGGGAGAAGACATGTTTGACACACAAGAAAATGTCTTTTCGAAcagagaggaagaagaagaaacaaagttTGCCTTTTTAACTTTTGCTTAAGCCCTTCGTGAAATAAGAAGAATGTCAAAGGACAATGTGGAtttcaaaaataagtaaataggGTTTTTAAAAGGCGTGAAAAGGTGATAGGGCCGTGATTGGATGTGTCGTTTGAAGGAGAAACGATGGGACTAACGGCCAGAGTGACTGATGACTGACACGTGGAATTATCAACGGTCAAATTTTCAGtttcaaattaatgtataaatgcTAACCTGGACAGGCACCAGTTAACATAGCACAGTTACGACATCATTCCCCAGTTGTTCTTGTCATTTATTTTGCTGAGCAGGTCCTTCCTGAAAGTATGCTTATGAAAGGTTTAAAAAGGATCTTTATTCAGATATTTAAATattcacacaaaggatacctgcactACAATTTTAGCCATCAATGGAGTTTAACTATTGGAAGCTAAGAACATCACTTAGAGATCAATATACCCAAATTCAACcgatttctctcaaattgatctttgttgagagccttggtgaagataTCTGCAATTTGCTCCTCTGTTTGACAATATGTGAGTATAATATTTCCCTTATCAACATTATCTCTCAAGaagtgatgtctaacatcaatatgctttgttcttttatgatggactggattctttcccatACTAACAACACTTGTATTGTCACAAATAAGAGGAATTGCTTTGATGTGAATCCCAAAATCTTCCAAGTGTTGTCTGATCCACAGCAACTGAGAACAGCAGGCTGCAGCAActacatactcagcttcagcagTTGAAAGAGCCACAGAGTTCTGCTTCTTGCTTCCCCAAGATATGagtgatgatccaaggaaatgagccatTCCAGAGGTACTCTTCCTGCCAACTTGATAACCCGCAAAATCAGCATCTACAAAACCAACCAGGTCAAAAGTGTCACTTGCTGGATAAAAGAGAACCAAGTCCCCtattttcttcaagtatctgaGAATACATTTTGCAGCCTTCAAgtgtgaatcacgaggacatgcttgaaacctggcacacattccaacattataaataatatcagGCCTGCTAGCAATCAGATACAACAAGGATCCAATGATTCCCCTATACATTATTTGGTTCACAAGAGGATCAGATTCCTCTACTACAAgcttggaatttgttcccataggagtatcaataggtttagagtcaaacatattgaatttcttcagcagctccttaatgtacttctcctgacaaattgaaatcccatttgatgattgcttgatttgaagaccaaggaagaatgtcagttcacccatcatgctcatttcaaaTTCCTTTCACATTAATGCTGAGAATTCTTCACTCAAATGTTCTGaagtagctccaaaaattatgtcatctacatacacttgaatgataagcaattattgttctttttttaataagaacaaagTATTTTCTATCTTGCCTCTTTTGAAACCATTATTCAACAGAAACTTTGACAGcctttcataccatgctcttggaTCCTGCTTCAGACCATATAGGGCCTTATTCAATCTGCACACATGATCTGGTAGCTCAGCATCTTCAAAACCAGGAGGTTATTTGACAAATACTTCCTCTTTGAGATATCCATTCAGAAATGCAcacttcacatccatttgatacagctTGAACCCCATTGAATGCAGCAAAAcctattaaaattctaatagccTCCATTCGGGCAACAGGCGAAAAAGTTTAATCATAGTATATTCCctcttcttgattgtatccttgAACAACCAACctggatttatttctagtaatcactccattttcatcaagcttGTTTTTGAAAACCCATCTGGTTCCTATTATTGTTCTGCCTTcaggtcgaggaaccaggtaccataccttgcttctttcaaacttatgaagttcttcttgcatagagttgatccagtctgcatcacctaatgcttctttcacattcttgggctcaatagatgatatgCATGCTAAAAATGCAACtacatttcttgtttttgatctagtatgaattccagaattcaagggagaaataatattattaagaggatgtgatgaactatgcttCCATCCTGATCTTGGAGCAGATTGGTTAAGCTGATCAacatgttcttcttcatcaataGAGACATCATTTTTGGGGAGTTTGATGTACTCTGGCTGGAATTCTGAATAGTACCAGGTACCTCATCTCCCTTTTCAAACTCATCAGCCTCTTCAGGTAGACTCTGATTCTGATCATCACAGTCATTTTTTAGGTGTTGTTCTGCATCAACTTCActatctttaattttctttgaattaAACAGTTTCAtaacatcatcttcatcatttgatccattATTTTTCAAGCTTCCATCTTCataaaatacaacatgaatgctttcttcaatgcattgagttcgtttgttgaatattctgtAAGCCTTGCtagatgaagaatatccaaaaAAACACTAGCTCATCACTCCTAGGATCAAATTTACCCAGATCATCCTTTCCATTATACCGCACAAAACACCTGCATCCGAATGCTCTAAGATAGCTCAACATAGGCTTTCTGTTGTTGAGCAGCTCATAGGGGGTCTTATTCAAAACAACTCTTATCAAACACCTGTATGCTATGTTAACAGCTTCAGCCCAAAAATTTTGAAGgagatttgattcaataatcatagttcGTGCAATATTCACCAAGATTCAGTTTTTCCTTTCCACTattccattttgttgaggagttcttgaGGCGGAAAAATTATGACTCGTACCATTCTCCATGCAAAATTTATCTAGCTTTGAGTTCTCAAACTCAGTACCATGATAAGATCGAATGCTGCAAACGacttgattcaatttggtttgaatcattttgaaaaacacCATCAACTCTTCAGCTGTGTCTGCCTTTGATTTCAAGAATCTTGTCCATGTATATCTAGAGTAgtcatcaacaatcaccaaaatgTACTTCTTGCAATTTCTGCTTTGAACCTTCAAGGGTCAACACAAGTCCATGTGAAGAAGCTCTAGTGTTCTTGATGAAATTACTTGCTTTTTAGGCTTAAAGGATGATCAGATTTGTTTTCCTCtaacacaagcttcacagactttattttcagcaaacttcaGCTTTGACAAACCTCGGGGACCAGGTCCTTAGAAACTAGTTTGTTCAATAAAGATGAGCTCACATGCCCCAGCCTACGATGCCAAAGATCAGTATTCTCATTCTGAGCAAGAAGACATGTCAGGTCATCTCCATGAGACGTTTCTAAGTTGgccacatatatatttttacttctttgaGTAGTGAGAATTACCTTCTTTGTAGTTAAACTAACCACAGTGCACTTCTCAGAAGTAAATTTGACTTCATTTCCTTAGTCACAGATTTGAGACATGCTCAACAAACTGTACTTCAACCCATCCACATGATacacattgtcaattgaatcttcaagagattttcctactttgccaactcccaaaatgtaccccttcttaccatcaccaaaagagacacctcATCCTTCAagtgtcttgagtgagaggaaattTTTTACATCACCAATCATATGTTTAGAGCATCCACTGTTcatataccaacattgactgctgctcctctcactcacctgcaccaAGAATCACTTGTTtagcttgggaacccatttcaatttgagttcccAGAAGACAGACAAAGGATTGATTAGATTGTATTTAGCCCAATAGGGTAGATTTTGAAGCTTTCTAACAAAGGACATTGAAGCAGTAAcagatttttctttgaaaatctatGAGTTCAAACATGCTATGGAGGACCAGGTCTCTTTTTTGGTAAATTTTGCCTTTCATCATAGTAAGAGAGTCTTTTATAGGAGTTTCTCCAGCTGGTACACTCTCCCTTTAAATGCCCATTCTTACCACAATGAAGACATAGAAGATTGTcagacacaaacacatacttactgTGAGGATTATAAGGAGGAGTGATGTTCAAacttcctagtcctttcttattgaaattactctgatttgtTGTCTTTGACAATAAATTTGAGGATTTTGTCCACATAAGAGAattttcaagttcttccttaagtttcACAATATCCTATTCTAATTTGTTGCTCTTTTCCAACGACAGACCAAGGTTTTTCTcagattttttcaatttttcttgaatttcatcTTGTAGACCATTTGACATTCCATTTAGCTTTTCACCTTCTTCAGTTATCTGATTCAACTGGTTCTTAAGTTCAGAATTATCAGACTCTAGAGACACCATActtgacattttctcttcatgtttaactttgttttcagttaaactGTCAAGTTCAGCATTCATGGTGTCTCTTTCAGATGATATCTCAATTACAGAATCAATCGTGACTTTTGCAAAAGTTctcaatttttcaagaaaatatctatccaagtcatttttcatatcaagaagagttacctggttgtcctcttctttattttctgtatgagccatgagagcaaacatttcattgaaaaCGGTTTCCTCCTCTTGTACAGCCACCATAGACATATCATTTGGTTTATCAGggtcttctgaatcacttgaagAATCACCCCATGCAG
The DNA window shown above is from Solanum lycopersicum chromosome 11, SLM_r2.1 and carries:
- the LOC138339423 gene encoding secreted RxLR effector protein 161-like, giving the protein MFDSKPIDTPMGTNSKLVVEESDPLVNQIMYRGIIGSLLYLIASRPDIIYNVGMCARFQACPRDSHLKAAKCILRYLKKIGDLVLFYPASDTFDLVGFVDADFAGYQVGRKSTSGMAHFLGSSLISWGSKKQNSVALSTAEAEYVVAAACCSQLLWIRQHLEDFGIHIKAIPLICDNTSVVSMGKNPVHHKRTKHIDVRHHFLRDNVDKGNIILTYCQTEEQIADIFTKALNKDQFERNRLNLGILISK